One genomic region from Cetobacterium sp. 8H encodes:
- a CDS encoding LemA family protein, whose protein sequence is MAIGIVLILFVVLLVIFIISAYNRLVRERNFVEEAFSTIDAYLKKRYDLIPNLVATVKGYKDYEGSTLEAVIAARNRYMSATSPEEKIENENMITGALGKLFALTEAYPDLKANTNFMKLQDELVKIEGDILQARKYYNGTVRNYNTACETFPTVLIAKNFGFKKYPFFTIENEAEKQNVKVEF, encoded by the coding sequence ATGGCAATAGGAATAGTTTTAATTTTATTTGTTGTATTATTAGTAATTTTTATTATTTCGGCATACAACAGACTTGTTAGAGAAAGAAACTTTGTAGAAGAGGCTTTTTCAACAATAGATGCATACTTGAAAAAAAGATATGATCTTATCCCCAATTTAGTTGCAACAGTTAAGGGATATAAAGATTATGAGGGAAGTACTTTAGAAGCTGTAATAGCTGCAAGAAACAGATATATGTCAGCAACTAGTCCAGAGGAAAAGATCGAAAATGAAAATATGATTACGGGAGCATTAGGAAAATTGTTTGCATTGACAGAGGCTTATCCTGATTTAAAAGCCAATACAAATTTTATGAAATTACAAGATGAATTGGTGAAAATAGAAGGGGATATTCTTCAAGCTAGAAAGTATTATAACGGTACAGTAAGAAATTATAATACAGCGTGTGAAACATTCCCAACGGTTTTAATAGCTAAGAATTTTGGATTTAAAAAATACCCATTCTTTACAATTGAAAACGAAGCGGAGAAACAAAATGTTAAAGTGGAGTTTTAG
- a CDS encoding type II toxin-antitoxin system HicB family antitoxin yields the protein MKKDRYIYPAIFQQEEEGFNVSFPDLPGAFTCGDSLEEALFMAKDCLGLYLYSLESRELDIPHPSRPQNIKVNSSEFVQLVEVFMTPIRDDENNKCVRRNVTLPKWLNDLAKKNKINVSAILESSLKAKLGL from the coding sequence ATGAAAAAAGATAGATATATTTATCCTGCAATTTTTCAACAAGAGGAAGAAGGATTCAATGTTTCTTTTCCAGATTTACCTGGAGCATTTACATGTGGAGATAGCTTAGAGGAAGCTTTATTTATGGCTAAAGACTGTTTAGGGTTATATTTATATTCTTTAGAATCTAGAGAATTAGATATTCCTCATCCTAGCAGACCTCAAAATATAAAGGTAAATTCGAGTGAATTTGTTCAATTAGTTGAAGTTTTTATGACTCCTATTAGAGATGATGAAAATAATAAGTGTGTTAGAAGAAATGTAACTCTACCAAAATGGCTTAATGATTTAGCAAAAAAAAATAAGATTAATGTTTCAGCTATTTTAGAAAGTAGCTTAAAAGCTAAATTAGGATTATAA
- a CDS encoding type II toxin-antitoxin system HicA family toxin, which yields MDISYNSKDLIQLLKNNGWILDRINGSHHIFYKGSVTIVVPHPRKDMKKGTFLSILKAAGLK from the coding sequence ATAGACATATCATATAACTCAAAAGACCTCATTCAACTATTAAAAAATAATGGTTGGATTTTAGATAGAATAAATGGTTCGCATCATATTTTTTACAAAGGAAGTGTAACTATAGTAGTTCCTCATCCTAGAAAAGATATGAAAAAAGGGACATTTCTTTCTATCTTGAAGGCTGCGGGATTGAAATAA